From Diaminobutyricibacter sp. McL0608, one genomic window encodes:
- a CDS encoding ArsR/SmtB family transcription factor, translated as MATDQLSAVFAALADPTRREILLRLMDSDANVSELAEPFAVSQPAISKHLKVLEGAGLVSRTRVATSRFSHLEAEPLREATMWMERYKHFWNTGFDKLDAALAAYQAREKAVQGDSTDEPEDEDR; from the coding sequence ATGGCGACAGACCAGCTCAGCGCCGTCTTCGCGGCGCTGGCCGACCCGACCCGGCGCGAGATCCTCCTCCGGCTGATGGACAGTGACGCCAACGTCTCCGAGCTCGCCGAGCCCTTCGCCGTGAGCCAGCCCGCCATCTCCAAGCACCTCAAAGTGCTCGAGGGTGCCGGGCTCGTCTCGCGCACCCGGGTCGCCACCTCCCGCTTCAGCCACCTCGAAGCGGAGCCGCTGAGGGAGGCGACCATGTGGATGGAGCGCTACAAGCACTTCTGGAACACCGGCTTCGACAAGCTCGACGCGGCCCTTGCGGCGTACCAGGCACGAGAGAAGGCTGTCCAAGGCGACAGCACCGACGAACCGGAGGACGAAGACCGATGA
- a CDS encoding SRPBCC family protein encodes MTDSRPSDVADTDVYITRAFDAPRELVFRFFTQAEHLATWFGPAGFSVPLDTVVVEPFVGGRWELAMVDDTHGGSYPMRGTIVEFVEPELIVIEASAETGMGDLDAVILRIQFHDHGDRTRITLHQGPFDPEARHATEAGWLQSFDKIDSIIAAGAAPETGETR; translated from the coding sequence ATGACCGACAGCAGACCGAGCGACGTCGCCGACACCGACGTCTACATCACGCGGGCGTTCGATGCACCCCGCGAACTCGTCTTCCGCTTCTTCACGCAGGCGGAGCACCTGGCGACCTGGTTCGGTCCGGCAGGCTTCTCGGTTCCGCTCGACACCGTCGTGGTCGAGCCGTTCGTCGGCGGCCGCTGGGAACTCGCGATGGTTGACGATACGCATGGCGGCTCCTACCCGATGCGCGGCACGATCGTCGAGTTCGTGGAGCCCGAGCTGATAGTGATCGAAGCATCCGCCGAGACCGGAATGGGCGACCTCGATGCAGTGATTCTGCGCATCCAGTTCCACGACCATGGCGACCGAACGCGGATCACCCTCCACCAGGGCCCGTTCGACCCCGAAGCCCGGCACGCCACAGAGGCGGGCTGGCTCCAATCCTTCGACAAGATCGACAGCATCATCGCCGCAGGAGCGGCGCCGGAGACAGGAGAGACCCGATGA
- a CDS encoding alpha/beta fold hydrolase produces MTEQTALRTETVTSADGTPIAFERVGTGPAVVLVDGALCHRAFGPSRPLAAALRAHFTVFTYDRRGRGESGNTLPYSPRREIEDLRAVIAAAGDDAYVYGISSGAGIALEAAAAGVRMRKLATYEAPYVAARWKDPTVDHLAHMEALVAADKRGAAVSYFLVPMVGAPAFVPVMMRAMPKVWNQMKAVAPTLPYDLQVMGSFTAPVERFAAITVPTLVMVGGKAAQPMRDAQDAVAAAIPGSQFAVLDGQTHQVSEKAIAPQLESFFTE; encoded by the coding sequence ATGACCGAACAGACAGCCCTGCGCACCGAGACCGTCACCTCCGCGGACGGCACCCCGATCGCGTTCGAACGCGTCGGGACCGGGCCGGCCGTCGTGCTCGTCGACGGTGCGCTCTGCCACCGGGCGTTCGGTCCGTCGCGGCCGCTCGCCGCTGCGCTCCGTGCACACTTCACCGTCTTCACATACGACCGGCGCGGCCGTGGTGAGAGCGGCAACACCCTGCCATACAGCCCCCGGCGCGAGATCGAGGATCTGCGGGCCGTCATAGCGGCCGCCGGCGACGATGCGTACGTCTACGGCATCTCGTCCGGTGCGGGCATCGCCCTCGAAGCTGCAGCGGCCGGCGTGCGGATGCGCAAGCTGGCGACCTACGAGGCACCCTACGTCGCTGCGCGGTGGAAGGATCCGACGGTCGACCACCTCGCGCACATGGAGGCACTCGTCGCGGCAGACAAACGTGGCGCCGCGGTGAGCTACTTCCTCGTGCCGATGGTCGGCGCACCGGCATTCGTCCCGGTGATGATGCGGGCGATGCCGAAGGTCTGGAACCAGATGAAAGCGGTGGCGCCGACACTGCCATACGACCTGCAGGTCATGGGATCGTTCACGGCGCCCGTCGAGCGGTTCGCCGCGATCACGGTCCCGACACTGGTGATGGTGGGCGGCAAAGCCGCCCAGCCGATGCGTGACGCGCAGGATGCTGTTGCGGCGGCCATCCCGGGCTCGCAGTTCGCTGTGCTCGACGGACAGACGCACCAGGTTTCGGAGAAGGCGATCGCGCCACAGCTCGAGTCCTTCTTCACTGAGTAG
- a CDS encoding prenyltransferase has product MTDTAVPHVARQLLLASRPLSWINTAFPFAAAYLLTTGTADVTFVVGTLYFLIPYNLALYGINDVFDFESDHRNPRKGGVEGAVLDRRLHHRVLIAAVVSNAPFLIWLLVVGSPLSWLVLAVSIFALLAYSIPCLRFKEVPFLDSATSSTHFVSPALYGLVLGGAAFTPQLWAVLLAFFLWGVGSHAFGAVQDVVPDRAGGLASVATALGAHRTVRFAIAVWTVSGLTMLATAWPGPLAAVLAVPYILAAVPYWSVTDADSERANGGWRRFLWINYACGFVVTLLLIWFAALAR; this is encoded by the coding sequence ATGACCGACACGGCAGTCCCGCACGTCGCGCGCCAGCTGCTGCTGGCCTCGCGCCCCCTCAGCTGGATCAACACTGCGTTCCCGTTCGCGGCCGCCTATCTGCTGACGACGGGAACCGCAGACGTCACGTTCGTGGTGGGCACTCTCTATTTCCTGATCCCGTACAACCTCGCGCTCTATGGGATCAACGACGTGTTCGATTTCGAGTCCGATCATCGCAATCCTCGCAAAGGCGGGGTGGAGGGCGCCGTGCTCGATCGCCGCCTCCACCACCGGGTGCTGATCGCGGCCGTGGTGAGCAACGCACCGTTCCTCATCTGGTTACTTGTCGTCGGTTCTCCGCTGTCGTGGCTCGTCCTCGCCGTCAGCATCTTCGCGCTTCTGGCGTACTCGATCCCCTGTCTGCGTTTCAAGGAGGTGCCGTTTCTCGATTCGGCGACATCGAGCACGCACTTCGTGAGTCCGGCCCTGTACGGTCTGGTGCTGGGCGGCGCCGCGTTCACCCCGCAGTTGTGGGCGGTGCTGCTGGCCTTCTTCCTCTGGGGGGTCGGCAGTCACGCCTTCGGCGCGGTTCAGGATGTCGTGCCCGACCGCGCGGGCGGCCTCGCCTCCGTCGCCACCGCGCTGGGCGCCCACCGCACGGTGCGTTTCGCCATCGCCGTGTGGACTGTTTCCGGGCTCACGATGCTGGCGACAGCCTGGCCGGGGCCGCTCGCAGCGGTGCTCGCCGTTCCGTACATCCTCGCCGCCGTCCCATACTGGTCCGTGACAGATGCCGATTCCGAGCGCGCGAACGGCGGGTGGAGACGCTTCCTCTGGATCAACTACGCCTGCGGCTTCGTCGTCACCCTTCTGCTGATCTGGTTCGCGGCGCTCGCTCGGTAG
- a CDS encoding lycopene cyclase domain-containing protein gives MTYALLAAGFLVIALIVLAGALVRAGDRRALVRRWRAPVAIAGALLIILTIVFDNLMIAAGLMRYAGPDISGPTIGLMPAWDLAYPVAAVILLPALWVLFRGRGDG, from the coding sequence ATGACCTACGCCCTGCTCGCCGCCGGCTTCCTCGTGATAGCGCTCATCGTGCTCGCCGGCGCTCTCGTCCGTGCGGGCGATCGTCGCGCACTCGTCAGGCGCTGGCGTGCACCGGTCGCGATCGCCGGTGCTCTCCTCATCATCCTGACCATCGTCTTCGACAACCTCATGATCGCGGCGGGCCTCATGCGCTACGCGGGTCCTGACATCTCGGGGCCGACCATCGGCCTCATGCCGGCCTGGGATCTCGCCTACCCGGTGGCGGCCGTCATTCTTCTTCCGGCGCTGTGGGTGCTGTTCCGCGGTCGGGGTGACGGATGA
- a CDS encoding lycopene cyclase domain-containing protein, with translation MSILYLVILIGGLGCMSLLDRRFRLFFWRDGRRAAVVALIGLLFFVVWDLAGIALGIFERGASPISTGVLVAPEFPIEELFFLAFLCYLTMILVMGTRRMLDTRRRR, from the coding sequence GTGAGCATCCTCTATCTCGTCATCCTGATCGGCGGCCTGGGCTGCATGTCGCTGCTGGACCGCCGGTTCCGGCTGTTCTTCTGGCGGGACGGGCGGCGCGCTGCCGTGGTGGCCCTGATCGGGCTGCTGTTCTTCGTCGTCTGGGACCTGGCGGGCATCGCACTCGGCATCTTCGAGCGAGGGGCGTCTCCGATCAGCACGGGTGTGCTCGTGGCGCCCGAGTTCCCGATCGAAGAGCTCTTCTTCCTTGCCTTCCTCTGCTATCTCACGATGATCCTGGTGATGGGCACGCGCCGGATGCTCGACACGAGGAGACGGCGATGA